Proteins encoded together in one Micromonospora auratinigra window:
- a CDS encoding TauD/TfdA family dioxygenase gives MTEQTRIARPVPRRGRDRNLVDVRPDWPGGPLPALVRANVPDVDLAGWLAGHRDEVDELARRAGAVLFRGFAVAGAADFRTVLAALSDDVLSYGERSSPRSEVTEGVYTSTEHPADQPIVLHNEQSYTVNWPLRIIFHCEVEPAAGGRTPLADSRRVLARLRPETVAEFERRGVLYRRNYLPGISLSWQTAFQTERRADVEAYCARALIDVEWVGEGQLRTRQVRPAIRRHPVTGERTWFNHALFFHVTSLPPEVSAGLRAALPEEDLPYQTAYGDGTPISDEVLAELRAAYAAETRSFDWRRGDVLLVENMLAAHARDPFTPPRRILTGMSDPVAAPELTSSVAAGTEADR, from the coding sequence ATGACCGAACAGACCCGCATCGCGCGGCCCGTCCCCCGCCGTGGCCGGGACCGCAACCTGGTCGACGTACGTCCCGACTGGCCCGGCGGCCCGCTGCCGGCCCTGGTACGGGCGAACGTGCCCGACGTGGACCTGGCCGGCTGGCTGGCCGGGCACCGCGACGAGGTCGACGAGCTGGCCCGCCGCGCCGGGGCCGTGCTGTTCCGCGGCTTCGCGGTGGCCGGCGCGGCCGACTTCCGCACCGTGCTGGCGGCGCTCTCCGACGACGTGCTGTCGTACGGCGAGCGGTCGTCGCCGCGCAGCGAGGTCACCGAGGGGGTGTACACCTCCACCGAGCACCCCGCCGACCAGCCGATCGTGCTGCACAACGAGCAGTCGTACACGGTGAACTGGCCGCTGCGCATCATCTTCCACTGCGAGGTGGAGCCGGCGGCCGGCGGCCGGACGCCGCTCGCGGACAGCCGCCGGGTGCTGGCCCGGCTGCGGCCGGAGACCGTCGCGGAGTTCGAGCGGCGCGGGGTGCTCTACCGGCGCAACTACCTGCCCGGCATCAGCCTGTCCTGGCAGACCGCGTTCCAGACCGAGCGGCGCGCGGACGTCGAGGCGTACTGCGCGCGGGCGCTGATCGACGTCGAGTGGGTCGGCGAGGGGCAGCTGCGCACCCGGCAGGTCCGCCCGGCGATCCGCCGGCACCCGGTCACCGGGGAGCGGACCTGGTTCAACCACGCGCTCTTCTTCCACGTCACCTCCCTGCCGCCGGAGGTGAGCGCGGGCCTGCGGGCCGCCCTGCCCGAGGAGGACCTGCCGTACCAGACCGCGTACGGGGACGGCACGCCCATCTCCGACGAGGTGCTGGCCGAGCTGCGGGCGGCGTACGCGGCCGAGACCCGCTCCTTCGACTGGCGGCGCGGCGACGTGCTGCTGGTGGAGAACATGCTGGCCGCGCACGCCCGGGACCCGTTCACCCCGCCCCGGCGGATCCTCACCGGGATGTCCGATCCGGTCGCCGCGCCGGAGCTGACCTCGTCCGTCGCGGCGGGGACGGAGGCGGACCGGTGA
- a CDS encoding non-ribosomal peptide synthetase — translation MNGYRLSPVQRLAWSTKQDLVRARVRLDRPLDRARLQAAVDTVVARHEALRLTLVHHPGLRVPMQDVDDDRTVVVGAQGELSVNLTDEALELTATPLIADPASLRLVLAELARAYAGEALPEDPEALQFLDVAEWQWEEREQARPAVPTTAAARLVTPHGDDPSAPVQATVPAAGLAEVARVAGVQPSTVLLAAWAVAVARRAEAPDGADEADLVLARWSDGRQADGTAGVVGPLGGHAPLRLALPLPADPAELLTRVRAAEVTADETFHLVDPVDEQSGAVAGFALLPAVEPATVAGLGGVAVAVADPPAVPGPQVTALLDGGQVTLRVVGGQWLLDSLLAILRTLPAALTGADAPAVLGDGEAGWLVDAAGTPSGAVAGTLVDLFDAGLADAAADAPAVLAADGAYTVAELRARAARVAAALAARGLRGAPVGVLAARSRETVVAFLGVLRAGAVYVPLDPDAPAPRLAAQLAAVGAETVVGAVGPATVSVDELAAAGGAPPAGRPDPTDPAYVIFTSGSTGTPRPVQVSHGAAAHLADALERTVYADARPDLRVAVNAPLTFDASVKQLVQLGHGRSLYLVPEEVRRDGAALAAALATHAVDVLDLTPSQLRILLAGAGDTRLPGLLLLGGEAVAPDLWETVAALPGVRAVNLYGPTECTVDTSAAEIRAGDAPSIGRPLPGVGVWVLDERLRPVPPGVAGELCVSGPQLADGYRGDPAATARRFVEVTLPSGRTARVYRTGDRVRFDAEGRLRYLGRLDDQVKIHGFRVEPGEVAAVLRGHPEVADAAVVARDDDGHGDRLVAYVRPGAPSAAVDVARVAGVNPHETRYLYDEIFVQQVYLRDGIELRPGATVFDVGANIGMFSLFVHSVCPDATIHAFEPVPSVAELLRRNVTGFGVPATVHPFGLSRAEGEVSFTYYPGYSMMSGHAAYADPDAEVAVIKRFLTNERDAGAAERDVLLDRVDELLAERFAGQELTVPVRPLSAVVDELAPARIDLLKIDVQRAEADVLAGLDDRHWPLVAQVAMEVHDAPGTATEGRLAELVAFLEAKGFTVLTRQDDLLAGTDRHTLHAVRPGYADDPRPAVAAAAPGAGPLDARLTGWLADRLPAHLVPAAVVLLDALPLTRNGKLDRAALPAPRLDRPRDGATVAPANRAEELLVEAWREILGVAEIGVTDSFFALGGDSIRSIQMQVAADRRGVSFPLGDIFTYQSIRELVTHGQVTLAGAPVTADQATADRVTTDRVTTDQVAAGRDDAFALVAAADRERLPAGLVDAYPMTALQLGMLYHCEATGDPAMYHNVTAHRVAAPLDEAALRRALAALVAAHPVLRTGFAPGAYAEPLQLVHADVPVELPVTDLTGVDEPTRRARVDELVARERARPFDWARPPLLRLHAVRTDAAGFTLIVAEFHGILDGWSLHLFLTDLLAGYDRERAGGSAAVRPGLPFRAYVAAERQALADPDTRRFWLDGAGAVAPLLLGGPEPRTTTTQRVPLPDGSTGTVTAAARAAGVPVKSWLLAVHLRLIGELAGRDDVVSGLVVGGRPEGEGSDATLGLFLNTLPVGVALGTRSLAELAGEVWRAERELMGHHRFPLAEIVRAGGAGPRFDHFFNWTHFPTAPADGGSRIVDSRGITVDVAFSLAVDAALDADTGRHTLTVQYDHRHVAGTRVDGYADGFRRLLATDPTAPLPAVAAGRSTVDDRRDEWAGRVAAAWQEVLGTAPRDPGADFVAAGGDSLRALRLVTVLRQRHGSDLTLPEFRSLGSYGKLVDRVSRDA, via the coding sequence GTGAACGGATACCGTCTGTCGCCGGTCCAGCGGCTGGCCTGGTCCACCAAGCAGGACCTGGTCCGGGCGCGGGTCCGGCTCGACCGGCCCCTGGACCGGGCCCGGTTGCAGGCCGCCGTCGACACGGTGGTGGCCCGGCACGAGGCGCTGCGGCTGACCCTGGTGCACCACCCGGGCCTGCGGGTGCCGATGCAGGACGTGGACGACGACCGCACGGTGGTGGTGGGCGCGCAGGGCGAACTGTCGGTGAACCTGACCGACGAGGCGCTGGAGCTGACCGCCACCCCGCTGATCGCCGACCCGGCCAGCCTGCGCCTGGTCCTGGCCGAGCTGGCCCGCGCGTACGCCGGGGAGGCCCTGCCGGAGGATCCGGAGGCGTTGCAGTTCCTCGACGTGGCCGAGTGGCAGTGGGAGGAGCGGGAGCAGGCCCGGCCCGCCGTTCCGACCACCGCGGCGGCGCGGCTGGTCACCCCGCACGGGGACGACCCGAGCGCGCCGGTCCAGGCCACGGTGCCCGCCGCCGGGCTGGCCGAGGTGGCCCGCGTCGCCGGGGTGCAGCCGTCCACCGTGCTCCTCGCCGCCTGGGCGGTCGCGGTGGCCCGCCGGGCCGAGGCGCCGGACGGGGCCGACGAGGCGGACCTGGTGCTGGCCCGGTGGAGCGACGGCCGTCAGGCCGACGGCACCGCGGGCGTGGTGGGGCCGCTGGGCGGGCACGCGCCGCTGCGGCTGGCCCTGCCGCTGCCCGCCGACCCGGCCGAGCTGCTGACCCGGGTACGGGCCGCCGAGGTCACCGCCGACGAGACGTTCCACCTGGTCGACCCGGTGGACGAGCAGTCCGGTGCGGTGGCCGGGTTCGCGCTGCTGCCCGCCGTCGAGCCGGCCACGGTGGCCGGCCTCGGCGGCGTCGCCGTGGCGGTCGCCGACCCGCCGGCGGTGCCCGGTCCGCAGGTGACCGCGCTGCTCGACGGCGGGCAGGTGACGCTGCGGGTGGTCGGCGGGCAGTGGCTGCTGGACTCGCTGCTGGCGATCCTGCGCACCCTGCCGGCCGCGCTGACCGGCGCCGACGCGCCGGCCGTGCTCGGCGACGGGGAGGCCGGCTGGCTGGTCGACGCCGCCGGTACCCCGTCCGGGGCGGTGGCGGGCACCCTCGTCGACCTGTTCGACGCGGGGCTGGCCGACGCCGCCGCCGACGCCCCGGCGGTGCTCGCCGCCGACGGCGCGTACACCGTCGCGGAGCTGCGGGCGCGGGCCGCGCGGGTGGCCGCGGCGCTGGCCGCCCGGGGGCTGCGCGGCGCGCCGGTGGGGGTGCTGGCCGCGCGGTCCCGGGAGACCGTGGTGGCGTTCCTCGGCGTGCTGCGGGCCGGCGCGGTGTACGTGCCGCTGGACCCGGACGCGCCCGCGCCGCGCCTGGCCGCGCAGCTCGCCGCGGTGGGCGCGGAGACCGTGGTGGGCGCCGTTGGCCCGGCGACGGTGAGCGTCGACGAGCTGGCCGCGGCCGGCGGTGCGCCGCCCGCCGGGCGACCGGACCCCACCGACCCGGCGTACGTGATCTTCACGTCCGGCTCCACCGGCACGCCCCGGCCGGTGCAGGTGTCACACGGCGCGGCCGCGCACCTGGCCGACGCGCTGGAGCGGACCGTGTACGCGGACGCCCGCCCGGACCTGCGGGTGGCGGTGAACGCGCCGCTCACCTTCGACGCCTCGGTCAAGCAGCTGGTGCAGCTCGGCCACGGCCGCAGCCTGTACCTGGTGCCCGAGGAGGTCCGCCGGGACGGGGCGGCGCTGGCCGCCGCGCTGGCCACGCACGCCGTCGACGTGCTCGACCTGACCCCGTCGCAGCTGCGCATCCTGCTCGCCGGGGCGGGCGACACCCGGTTGCCCGGCCTGCTGCTGCTCGGCGGGGAGGCGGTCGCGCCGGACCTGTGGGAGACGGTGGCGGCGCTGCCCGGCGTCCGGGCGGTCAACCTGTACGGCCCGACCGAGTGCACGGTGGACACCAGCGCGGCGGAGATCCGCGCCGGGGACGCGCCGAGCATCGGCCGGCCGCTGCCCGGCGTCGGGGTGTGGGTGCTCGACGAGCGGCTGCGCCCGGTGCCGCCGGGGGTGGCCGGCGAGCTCTGCGTCAGCGGCCCGCAGCTGGCCGACGGCTACCGGGGCGACCCGGCGGCGACCGCCCGGCGGTTCGTCGAGGTGACCCTGCCGTCCGGGCGCACCGCGCGGGTGTACCGCACCGGTGACCGGGTCCGTTTCGACGCCGAGGGGCGGCTGCGCTACCTGGGCCGCCTCGACGACCAGGTGAAGATCCACGGCTTCCGGGTGGAGCCGGGCGAGGTCGCCGCCGTGCTGCGCGGGCACCCGGAGGTCGCCGACGCGGCCGTGGTGGCCCGCGACGACGACGGGCACGGTGACCGGCTGGTCGCCTACGTGCGCCCGGGCGCGCCGTCGGCCGCCGTCGACGTCGCGCGGGTCGCCGGGGTCAACCCGCACGAGACCCGCTACCTGTACGACGAGATCTTTGTCCAGCAGGTGTACCTGCGCGACGGCATCGAGCTGCGTCCCGGTGCGACCGTGTTCGACGTGGGCGCGAACATCGGCATGTTCTCGCTCTTCGTGCACAGTGTCTGTCCGGACGCGACGATCCACGCGTTCGAGCCGGTGCCGTCGGTGGCCGAGCTGCTGCGGCGCAACGTCACCGGGTTCGGCGTGCCGGCCACCGTGCACCCGTTCGGGCTGTCCCGCGCCGAGGGCGAGGTCTCCTTCACCTACTACCCGGGCTACTCGATGATGTCCGGCCACGCCGCGTACGCCGACCCGGACGCCGAGGTGGCGGTGATCAAGCGGTTCCTGACCAACGAGCGCGACGCCGGCGCGGCCGAGCGGGACGTGCTGCTCGACCGGGTCGACGAGCTGCTCGCGGAGCGCTTCGCCGGGCAGGAGCTGACGGTGCCGGTACGGCCGCTGTCGGCGGTGGTGGACGAGCTCGCGCCGGCGCGGATCGACCTGCTGAAGATCGACGTGCAGCGGGCCGAGGCGGACGTGCTGGCCGGGCTGGACGACCGGCACTGGCCGCTGGTCGCGCAGGTCGCCATGGAGGTGCACGACGCGCCCGGGACGGCCACCGAGGGGCGGCTCGCCGAGCTGGTCGCCTTCCTGGAGGCGAAGGGCTTCACCGTGCTGACCCGGCAGGACGACCTGCTCGCCGGCACCGACCGGCACACCCTGCACGCGGTGCGCCCCGGGTACGCCGACGACCCCCGCCCGGCGGTGGCGGCGGCCGCGCCGGGCGCCGGGCCGCTCGACGCGCGGCTGACCGGGTGGCTGGCCGACCGGCTGCCGGCGCACCTGGTGCCGGCGGCGGTGGTGCTGCTCGACGCGCTGCCGCTGACCCGCAACGGCAAGCTGGACCGGGCGGCGCTGCCCGCGCCCCGCCTCGACCGGCCCCGCGACGGCGCGACGGTCGCGCCCGCCAACCGGGCCGAGGAGCTGCTGGTCGAGGCGTGGCGGGAGATCCTGGGGGTGGCCGAGATCGGGGTGACGGACAGCTTCTTCGCCCTCGGCGGGGACTCCATCCGCAGCATCCAGATGCAGGTGGCGGCGGACAGGCGTGGGGTGTCCTTCCCGCTCGGCGACATCTTCACGTACCAGTCGATCCGGGAGCTGGTCACGCACGGGCAGGTGACCCTGGCCGGCGCGCCGGTCACGGCGGACCAGGCCACGGCGGACCGGGTCACGACGGACCGGGTCACGACGGATCAGGTCGCGGCGGGCCGGGACGACGCGTTCGCGCTGGTCGCCGCCGCCGACCGGGAGCGGTTGCCGGCGGGGCTGGTCGACGCGTACCCGATGACGGCCCTGCAACTGGGCATGCTCTACCACTGCGAGGCGACCGGCGACCCGGCGATGTACCACAACGTCACCGCGCACCGGGTCGCCGCGCCGCTGGACGAGGCGGCGCTGCGGCGGGCCCTGGCCGCCCTGGTGGCCGCCCACCCGGTGCTGCGGACCGGGTTCGCCCCCGGCGCGTACGCCGAGCCGCTGCAACTGGTGCACGCCGACGTGCCCGTCGAGCTGCCGGTCACCGACCTGACCGGGGTCGACGAGCCGACCCGGCGGGCCCGCGTCGACGAGCTGGTCGCCCGGGAACGGGCCCGTCCCTTCGACTGGGCCCGCCCGCCGCTGCTGCGGCTGCACGCGGTACGCACCGACGCCGCCGGCTTCACGCTGATCGTCGCCGAGTTCCACGGCATCCTCGACGGCTGGAGCCTGCACCTGTTCCTGACCGACCTGCTCGCCGGCTACGACCGGGAGCGGGCCGGCGGGTCCGCCGCGGTCCGGCCGGGCCTGCCGTTCCGCGCGTACGTGGCGGCCGAGCGGCAGGCCCTGGCCGACCCGGACACCCGCCGGTTCTGGCTCGACGGTGCCGGTGCCGTCGCGCCGCTGCTGCTCGGCGGCCCCGAGCCGCGGACCACCACCACCCAGCGGGTGCCGCTGCCCGACGGCAGCACCGGGACGGTCACCGCGGCGGCCCGGGCCGCCGGGGTGCCGGTGAAGTCCTGGCTGCTCGCCGTGCACCTGCGGCTGATCGGCGAGCTGGCCGGCCGCGACGACGTGGTCAGCGGGCTGGTGGTCGGCGGCCGGCCGGAGGGCGAGGGCAGCGACGCCACCCTCGGGTTGTTCCTGAACACCCTGCCGGTGGGCGTGGCGCTGGGCACCCGGTCGCTCGCCGAGCTGGCCGGCGAGGTCTGGCGGGCCGAGCGGGAGCTGATGGGACACCACCGCTTCCCGCTGGCCGAGATCGTCCGCGCCGGCGGGGCGGGTCCCCGGTTCGACCACTTCTTCAACTGGACCCACTTCCCGACCGCGCCGGCCGACGGCGGCAGCCGCATCGTCGACAGCCGGGGCATCACCGTGGACGTGGCCTTCAGCCTCGCCGTCGACGCCGCGCTGGACGCCGACACCGGCCGGCACACCCTCACCGTCCAGTACGACCACCGGCACGTCGCCGGCACCCGGGTGGACGGCTACGCGGACGGCTTCCGCCGGCTGCTGGCCACCGACCCGACCGCCCCGCTGCCGGCGGTGGCCGCCGGCCGGTCGACGGTCGACGACCGGCGCGACGAGTGGGCGGGCCGGGTGGCGGCGGCCTGGCAGGAGGTGCTGGGCACCGCGCCGCGCGACCCGGGCGCCGACTTCGTGGCCGCCGGTGGGGACTCGCTGCGCGCCCTGCGGCTGGTCACCGTGCTGCGCCAGCGCCACGGCAGCGACCTGACGCTGCCCGAGTTCCGGTCGCTGGGCAGCTACGGCAAGCTGGTGGACCGGGTGTCCCGGGACGCCTGA
- a CDS encoding non-ribosomal peptide synthetase, with translation MSTPTRAAGPTRRAAARRTGGQPAAVDCLHRMVAAQAARTPDAEAVRHGTATLSYRDLDTAANRLARELLARGVAREDRVGVCLPRTPDLVVALLAVLKAGACYVPLDPAYPPARVAFMTADSGVRLVLTTAGLADRFPDTAVAVDRLAPDADGTDPAVPVTPAELAYVIYTSGSTGRPKGVAIEHRSASVLMHWTRQTFDDAELGGLLAATSVCFDLSVFEIFGPLCWGGRVLLVDDVLALAAPGAERLPVTLVNTVPSAMGALLAADALPPGVRTVCLAGEPLTAALAAAVRARPQVRRLCNLYGPSEDTTYSTWAEVPPDSDDPPIGRPLPHTRVYVLDPDGQPVPPGEPGELYLAGAGLARGYLDRPEETRARFRPDPFRPGERMYRTGDRVRLRPDGQLAYLGRLDDQVKLRGYRIELGEVAARLAALPGVRAATAAVRPGPSGDPLLVGYLVGERRDDVRARLAEVVPAPLVPATVVWLDRLPTLPNGKVDRSALPAPTLDGPGEPVGGPLDGTAGAVATVWRELLGVPVTGGADDFLALGGDSLLAVRCASRLAAATGRRVLPGDLFTHPTVAALAAHLDALPTDPAPPRPASPGVASPGASGRAAGPTPDQVVPLSAAQARLWFLHRLDPADTSYLLAFAVRFAAPLDPDRLTRALRRVVDRHPALRTVFPTGPDGPVQQVRPAVDPTPVVAPPEAGTTLDERLARLAAEATRAPMDLATGPLLRAHLVPDAAGRAVALLLVVHHIVCDDWSFGVLVRDLAEAYDGVGGTDPVIGPATSALAQRAWLAGPVGRQAVADVLAELRGAPDLLDLPAAPPGDAGGRASGAVVVTPATTSAPEPSTGPAPVAARLGAGRPAGGTLRTTVDPDTAAAVRELARAGRASLHMVGLAAFAALLGTATGRSDLLIGVAFAGRTSVATEGSVGCYVNTLPLRLRPAPERRFTDLLDEARRVTLFAAAHQDVPLDLLVERLRPTRHPHRNPLVQVAFGVQNAPPARHRGSSGIEFTGVELTPDTARLDLTLWLDERRDGLAALWTYRTDRFHHDGVVAWHRRLTALLRTVAADPRRRLVDCVDTAGREE, from the coding sequence GTGAGCACCCCCACCCGGGCCGCCGGCCCCACCCGCCGGGCCGCCGCCCGGCGTACCGGCGGTCAGCCGGCGGCGGTCGACTGCCTGCACCGGATGGTGGCCGCGCAGGCCGCCCGGACCCCGGACGCGGAGGCGGTCCGGCACGGCACGGCCACCCTCTCCTACCGCGACCTGGACACCGCGGCGAACCGGCTGGCCCGGGAGCTGCTCGCCCGGGGGGTGGCCCGCGAGGATCGGGTCGGCGTCTGCCTGCCGCGTACCCCCGACCTGGTGGTCGCCCTGCTCGCGGTGCTCAAGGCCGGCGCCTGCTACGTGCCGCTGGATCCGGCGTACCCGCCGGCCCGGGTGGCGTTCATGACCGCCGACTCGGGCGTGCGGCTGGTGCTGACCACCGCCGGCCTGGCCGACCGTTTCCCGGACACCGCCGTGGCCGTCGACCGGCTCGCCCCGGACGCCGACGGCACCGACCCGGCGGTGCCGGTGACGCCCGCCGAGCTGGCGTACGTCATCTACACGTCGGGCTCCACCGGGCGGCCCAAGGGCGTGGCCATCGAGCACCGCTCGGCGTCGGTGCTGATGCACTGGACCCGGCAGACCTTCGACGACGCCGAACTGGGCGGCCTGCTGGCCGCCACCTCCGTCTGCTTCGACCTGTCGGTCTTCGAGATCTTCGGCCCGCTCTGCTGGGGCGGTCGGGTGCTGCTCGTCGACGACGTGCTGGCGCTCGCCGCCCCCGGCGCCGAGCGGCTGCCGGTCACCCTGGTCAACACCGTGCCCTCGGCGATGGGCGCGCTGCTCGCCGCGGACGCCCTGCCGCCGGGCGTCCGCACGGTCTGCCTGGCCGGTGAGCCGCTGACCGCCGCGCTGGCCGCCGCCGTCCGGGCCCGCCCGCAGGTACGCCGGCTGTGCAACCTGTACGGCCCGTCGGAGGACACCACCTACTCCACCTGGGCGGAGGTGCCGCCGGACAGCGACGACCCGCCGATCGGCCGGCCGCTGCCGCACACCCGGGTGTACGTGCTCGACCCCGACGGCCAGCCGGTCCCGCCCGGGGAGCCGGGCGAGCTGTACCTGGCCGGGGCCGGCCTGGCGCGCGGCTACCTGGACCGGCCCGAGGAGACCCGGGCCCGGTTCCGCCCCGACCCGTTCCGGCCCGGCGAGCGGATGTACCGCACCGGCGACCGGGTGCGGCTGCGACCCGACGGCCAGCTGGCCTACCTGGGTCGCCTCGACGACCAGGTGAAGCTGCGCGGCTACCGGATCGAGCTGGGCGAGGTGGCCGCCCGTCTCGCCGCGCTGCCCGGCGTACGGGCCGCGACCGCCGCCGTGCGGCCGGGGCCGAGCGGGGACCCGCTGCTGGTCGGCTACCTGGTGGGCGAGCGCCGCGACGACGTCCGGGCCCGGCTGGCCGAGGTGGTTCCCGCGCCGCTGGTCCCGGCCACCGTGGTGTGGCTGGACCGGCTGCCCACGCTGCCCAACGGCAAGGTGGACCGGTCGGCCCTGCCGGCACCCACCCTCGACGGCCCGGGCGAACCCGTCGGCGGCCCGCTCGACGGCACCGCCGGTGCGGTGGCGACGGTCTGGCGCGAGCTGCTGGGCGTACCCGTCACCGGCGGTGCCGACGACTTCCTGGCCCTCGGTGGCGACTCGCTGCTCGCGGTCCGCTGTGCGAGCCGGCTGGCCGCCGCGACCGGCCGTCGGGTGCTGCCCGGCGACCTGTTCACCCATCCCACGGTCGCCGCCCTCGCCGCCCACCTCGACGCCCTCCCCACCGACCCGGCACCGCCCCGGCCGGCGTCGCCCGGGGTGGCGTCGCCCGGCGCGTCGGGCCGGGCCGCCGGGCCGACGCCGGATCAGGTGGTGCCGCTCTCCGCCGCGCAGGCCCGGTTGTGGTTCCTGCACCGGCTCGACCCGGCCGACACCTCCTATTTGCTCGCCTTCGCGGTCCGGTTCGCCGCGCCGCTGGACCCGGACCGGCTGACCCGGGCGCTGCGCCGGGTGGTCGACCGGCACCCGGCCCTGCGCACCGTCTTTCCCACCGGCCCGGACGGGCCGGTGCAGCAGGTCCGGCCCGCCGTCGACCCGACGCCGGTCGTCGCGCCGCCGGAGGCCGGCACGACCCTCGACGAGCGGTTGGCGCGGCTCGCCGCCGAGGCCACCCGGGCACCGATGGACCTGGCCACCGGCCCGCTGCTCCGCGCCCACCTGGTGCCGGACGCCGCCGGCCGGGCGGTGGCGCTGCTGCTGGTCGTGCACCACATCGTCTGCGACGACTGGTCGTTCGGCGTGCTCGTGCGGGACCTGGCCGAGGCGTACGACGGCGTCGGCGGGACCGACCCGGTGATCGGCCCGGCCACGTCGGCCCTGGCGCAACGGGCGTGGCTGGCCGGGCCGGTGGGCCGGCAGGCGGTGGCCGACGTGCTGGCCGAGCTGCGCGGCGCACCCGACCTGCTCGACCTGCCCGCCGCCCCGCCCGGCGACGCCGGCGGCAGGGCTTCGGGCGCGGTCGTGGTCACTCCGGCGACAACGAGCGCACCCGAACCGTCCACCGGCCCGGCACCGGTCGCGGCGCGGCTCGGCGCGGGCCGGCCGGCCGGCGGCACGCTGCGGACCACGGTGGACCCGGATACCGCCGCGGCGGTACGGGAGCTGGCCCGGGCCGGGCGGGCCAGCCTGCACATGGTCGGGCTGGCCGCGTTCGCCGCCCTGCTCGGGACGGCCACCGGCCGGTCCGACCTGCTGATCGGGGTCGCCTTCGCCGGCCGGACCAGCGTCGCCACCGAGGGCAGCGTCGGCTGCTACGTCAACACCCTGCCGTTGCGGCTGCGGCCGGCACCCGAGCGGCGCTTCACCGACCTGCTCGACGAGGCCCGCCGGGTCACCCTGTTCGCCGCCGCCCACCAGGACGTGCCGCTCGATCTGCTGGTCGAGCGGCTGCGACCCACCCGCCACCCGCACCGCAACCCGCTGGTCCAGGTCGCCTTCGGCGTGCAGAACGCCCCACCGGCCCGACACCGCGGCAGCTCCGGCATCGAGTTCACCGGGGTGGAGCTGACCCCCGACACCGCCCGGCTCGACCTGACCCTCTGGCTCGACGAGCGACGCGACGGCCTCGCGGCGCTCTGGACGTACCGCACCGACCGGTTCCACCACGACGGGGTGGTCGCGTGGCACCGGCGCCTCACCGCGCTGCTGCGGACCGTCGCCGCCGACCCCCGACGCCGTCTCGTCGACTGCGTCGACACCGCTGGGAGAGAAGAATGA
- a CDS encoding TauD/TfdA family dioxygenase, whose amino-acid sequence MSGPAPRRRGTGTVTSPVSRRPLVGEDFVLLVEARVPDLDLAGWLTGRQAELLADLDRYGAVFFRGFEVGTADDFSRAARAVSPDLLGYLERAAPRHEVADRVFTSTEFNAAQWIPLHHEMSYSHNWPSHLYFWCAQPATGSGGATPLASERVIGPLIPAEVRERFLRAGVSYVRNYGPHLDLPWQEAFQTTDRAEVEAYCAASATEFTWLGADGLRTRARRQAVATHPRTGETVWFNHAHLFHVSNMPAEVAAALRREYGPEGLPRNAYYGDGEPIPDEVVTGIRELYREHAVSVPWQRGDVLVVDNFLATHGREPFSGDRQILVAMSDLYVNRSVLS is encoded by the coding sequence GTGAGCGGGCCGGCGCCGCGTCGGCGCGGGACCGGCACGGTCACCTCCCCGGTGTCCCGCCGGCCGCTGGTCGGCGAGGACTTCGTGCTGCTGGTCGAGGCGAGGGTGCCGGACCTGGACCTGGCCGGTTGGCTCACCGGGCGGCAGGCGGAGCTGCTGGCCGACCTGGACCGCTACGGCGCGGTCTTCTTCCGTGGCTTCGAGGTGGGCACCGCCGACGACTTCAGCCGGGCCGCCCGGGCGGTGAGCCCGGACCTGCTGGGCTACCTGGAGCGGGCCGCGCCCCGGCACGAGGTCGCCGACCGGGTCTTCACCTCCACCGAGTTCAACGCGGCGCAGTGGATCCCGCTGCACCACGAGATGTCGTACTCGCACAACTGGCCGAGCCACCTCTACTTCTGGTGTGCCCAGCCGGCCACCGGCAGCGGCGGGGCCACCCCGCTGGCCAGCGAGCGGGTGATCGGCCCGCTCATCCCCGCCGAGGTACGCGAGCGGTTCCTCCGCGCCGGGGTCAGCTACGTGCGCAACTACGGGCCGCACCTGGACCTGCCCTGGCAGGAGGCGTTCCAGACCACCGACCGGGCGGAGGTCGAGGCGTACTGCGCCGCCTCGGCGACGGAGTTCACCTGGCTGGGGGCCGACGGGCTGCGGACCCGGGCCCGCCGGCAGGCGGTCGCCACGCACCCGCGTACCGGGGAGACGGTGTGGTTCAACCACGCCCACCTGTTCCACGTCTCGAACATGCCGGCCGAGGTCGCCGCCGCGCTGAGACGCGAGTACGGCCCGGAGGGGCTGCCCCGCAACGCCTACTACGGCGACGGCGAGCCGATCCCCGACGAGGTGGTGACCGGCATCCGCGAGCTGTACCGGGAGCACGCCGTCTCGGTGCCCTGGCAGCGCGGCGACGTGCTGGTGGTGGACAACTTCCTGGCCACCCACGGCCGGGAACCCTTCAGCGGCGACCGGCAGATCCTGGTCGCCATGTCCGATCTCTACGTCAACCGGAGCGTGCTGTCGTGA